Proteins found in one Oncorhynchus tshawytscha isolate Ot180627B linkage group LG25, Otsh_v2.0, whole genome shotgun sequence genomic segment:
- the lcmt1 gene encoding leucine carboxyl methyltransferase 1 isoform X2, with amino-acid sequence MAARQPFTDLDTADEAVRSTCDDATTCKRYATSKGYWTDPYVQYFVRSVGERKAPEINRGYYARVQGMNHLLDAFLRKTKCDCQIVNLGAGLDTTFWRLKDENLMPRKYFEVDFPMIAARKIHNIKTKPPLSKPLIETHSTDSLLLDGHSLDSDRYCIIGADLRDIPGLDDKLKKFHLNPELPTLFLSECVLVYMTPDQSSKLVNWASVTFHTAMFVNYEQVNMLDRFGQVMIENLQRRQCNLAGVEVCQSLETQKERFLKTGWENADALDMMTVYSVIPQDDVARIERLEFLDEKELLQQLLQHYSICWATKDKLKLGLSQVAF; translated from the exons ATGGCTGCCCGACAACCCTTCACAGATTTAGACACTGCCGACGAAGCAGTGAGGTCGACTTGTGACGATGCAACGACATGcaaaag ATATGCAACCAGTAAAGGCTACTGGACGGACCCCTATGTCCAGTATTTTGTGAGGTCGGTAGGGGAACGAAAAGCTCCAGAAATTAACCGAG GTTACTATGCCCGCGTGCAGGGAATGAACCACCTCCTGGATGCCTTCCTCAGGAAAACAAAGTGTGACTGTCAGATAGTGAACCTGGGGGCAGGGCTGGACACCACTTTCTGGAGGCTAAAG GATGAAAACCTCATGCCTAGAAAATACTTTGAAGTTGACTTTCCAATGATTGCTGCCAGGAAAATACACAACATAAA GACAAAACCACCACTGTCAAAACCTCTCATTGAGACTCACTCCACAGACTCACTATTACTAG ATGGCCACAGCCTAGACTCAGACAGGTACTGCATCATCGGTGCTGACCTCAGGGACATCCCAGGCCTAGATGACAAACTGAAGAAGTTCCACCTCAACCCAGA GTTGCCTACGTTGTTCCTGTCAGAGTGTGTGCTGGTCTACATGACTCCAGATCAGTCATCCAAGCTGGTGAACTGGGCCTCAGTCACCTTCCACACAGCCATGTTTGTCAACTATGAGCAG gtgAACATGCTGGATCGTTTTGGCCAGGTGATGATTGAGAATCTTCAGCGTCGTCAGTGTAATCTGGCTGGAGTGGAGGTGTGTCAGTCACTGGAAACGCAG AAAGAGCGCTTCCTAAAGACGGGCTGGGAGAATGCAGATGCTCTGGACATGATGACTGTGTACAGTGTTATACCTCAGGACGATGTGGCAAG AATAGAGCGTCTGGAATTTCTGGATGAGAAGGAACTTCTGCAGCAGCTCCTCCAACATTACAGTATCTGCTGGGCCACCAAGGACAAGCTCAAGCTAG GACTCTCACAAGTTGCTTTCTGA
- the lcmt1 gene encoding leucine carboxyl methyltransferase 1 isoform X1, translated as MASLQKAKTRCMSGEVQFYHKEMYTWNTEKEWRGKERQRRSERERGRGYATSKGYWTDPYVQYFVRSVGERKAPEINRGYYARVQGMNHLLDAFLRKTKCDCQIVNLGAGLDTTFWRLKDENLMPRKYFEVDFPMIAARKIHNIKTKPPLSKPLIETHSTDSLLLDGHSLDSDRYCIIGADLRDIPGLDDKLKKFHLNPELPTLFLSECVLVYMTPDQSSKLVNWASVTFHTAMFVNYEQVNMLDRFGQVMIENLQRRQCNLAGVEVCQSLETQKERFLKTGWENADALDMMTVYSVIPQDDVARIERLEFLDEKELLQQLLQHYSICWATKDKLKLGLSQVAF; from the exons ATGGCGTCCCTTCAGAAGGCAAAAACACGATGCatgtcaggagaagtgcagttTTATCATAAGGAGATGTATACTTGGAATACGGAGAAGGaatggaggggaaaagagaggcagaggaggtctgagagggagagaggaagagg ATATGCAACCAGTAAAGGCTACTGGACGGACCCCTATGTCCAGTATTTTGTGAGGTCGGTAGGGGAACGAAAAGCTCCAGAAATTAACCGAG GTTACTATGCCCGCGTGCAGGGAATGAACCACCTCCTGGATGCCTTCCTCAGGAAAACAAAGTGTGACTGTCAGATAGTGAACCTGGGGGCAGGGCTGGACACCACTTTCTGGAGGCTAAAG GATGAAAACCTCATGCCTAGAAAATACTTTGAAGTTGACTTTCCAATGATTGCTGCCAGGAAAATACACAACATAAA GACAAAACCACCACTGTCAAAACCTCTCATTGAGACTCACTCCACAGACTCACTATTACTAG ATGGCCACAGCCTAGACTCAGACAGGTACTGCATCATCGGTGCTGACCTCAGGGACATCCCAGGCCTAGATGACAAACTGAAGAAGTTCCACCTCAACCCAGA GTTGCCTACGTTGTTCCTGTCAGAGTGTGTGCTGGTCTACATGACTCCAGATCAGTCATCCAAGCTGGTGAACTGGGCCTCAGTCACCTTCCACACAGCCATGTTTGTCAACTATGAGCAG gtgAACATGCTGGATCGTTTTGGCCAGGTGATGATTGAGAATCTTCAGCGTCGTCAGTGTAATCTGGCTGGAGTGGAGGTGTGTCAGTCACTGGAAACGCAG AAAGAGCGCTTCCTAAAGACGGGCTGGGAGAATGCAGATGCTCTGGACATGATGACTGTGTACAGTGTTATACCTCAGGACGATGTGGCAAG AATAGAGCGTCTGGAATTTCTGGATGAGAAGGAACTTCTGCAGCAGCTCCTCCAACATTACAGTATCTGCTGGGCCACCAAGGACAAGCTCAAGCTAG GACTCTCACAAGTTGCTTTCTGA